One stretch of Thermoprotei archaeon DNA includes these proteins:
- a CDS encoding Xaa-Pro peptidase family protein: MKIYYRKRVEKIITEMNKNSIDGVLLIDPASVQYFTGLKLVSSERSLYTFIGSDGTVSIFAPKLEINQAKDEAILGDVIEVSRNVSAFSEISSYVRTKNVKTLGIEGSKISYTMLQRLTSNEGVNTKDVSTTIAYIRSKKDLLELESIIRATTITEQALNVAKDMIMGGIKEVEIMNAVVSEMINSGAEWVAFIPIVASGARAAYPHGSSSNKILRDGELVVVDLGARVDGYCADLTRTFIVGKPNEKEIELHQIITDAIEQALKVVSPNVKASEIDKAARQVIEMKGYGEYFTHGLGHGIGLAVHEYPTLSSTSDDIIDEYNVVTIEPGIYISGFGGIRIEEDVLVTKNGYQLLSRFPRDLY, from the coding sequence ATGAAAATTTACTATAGAAAACGAGTTGAAAAAATAATAACGGAAATGAATAAGAATTCAATTGATGGTGTTCTTTTAATAGATCCTGCATCTGTTCAATATTTTACAGGTTTAAAGTTAGTAAGCAGTGAACGTTCTCTTTATACATTTATCGGTAGCGATGGTACTGTGAGTATTTTTGCTCCAAAGTTAGAAATTAATCAAGCAAAAGATGAAGCAATATTAGGCGATGTTATAGAGGTATCACGTAATGTTTCAGCCTTTAGTGAAATTTCATCATATGTTAGGACAAAAAATGTGAAGACGCTCGGAATTGAGGGATCTAAAATTTCGTATACAATGTTACAGCGTCTTACCAGTAATGAAGGAGTTAATACAAAGGATGTCTCCACTACGATAGCTTATATAAGATCTAAAAAAGATCTATTAGAATTGGAGAGCATAATAAGAGCAACTACTATCACAGAACAAGCATTAAACGTTGCAAAGGATATGATTATGGGGGGTATCAAAGAGGTTGAGATAATGAATGCAGTCGTTTCAGAAATGATTAACAGTGGTGCGGAATGGGTAGCCTTTATACCAATAGTAGCTTCAGGAGCAAGAGCAGCGTATCCACACGGCTCATCATCTAACAAGATTCTAAGAGATGGAGAATTGGTTGTAGTAGATTTAGGCGCTCGTGTAGATGGATACTGCGCAGATTTAACAAGAACATTTATAGTTGGGAAGCCAAACGAAAAAGAAATAGAGTTACATCAGATTATTACTGATGCAATCGAGCAAGCACTTAAAGTTGTCTCACCAAACGTAAAAGCCTCAGAAATTGATAAAGCCGCTAGGCAAGTCATAGAAATGAAAGGTTACGGTGAATACTTTACACATGGACTTGGGCACGGCATTGGTTTGGCTGTACACGAGTATCCAACATTAAGCTCAACAAGCGATGATATTATTGACGAATATAATGTTGTAACTATTGAACCAGGCATTTACATTTCCGGATTTGGAGGAATACGTATAGAAGAAGATGTTTTAGTAACTAAAAATGGTTACCAACTACTTTCA
- a CDS encoding 30S ribosomal protein S8e translates to MGVWHSNDLVKPSGGRKSSSRKRRRYESGSPPIETILGKEAELIKSRGMGRNYKFKLKVAESINVSDTETGKTVKEKIIGFVSNPSSTDYNRRGVITKGSIVKTKLGLVKVTSRPGRHGILNGILIKQSE, encoded by the coding sequence ATGGGTGTTTGGCACTCAAACGATTTAGTCAAACCAAGTGGTGGAAGAAAGAGTTCAAGTAGAAAAAGAAGACGCTATGAATCTGGCAGTCCACCTATCGAAACTATTTTAGGCAAAGAAGCAGAGCTTATCAAAAGTAGGGGTATGGGTAGAAATTATAAATTTAAGCTTAAGGTCGCAGAATCAATAAACGTGTCTGACACAGAAACAGGTAAAACTGTTAAAGAAAAAATAATAGGGTTCGTGAGTAATCCATCATCAACTGATTATAATAGACGAGGTGTGATAACCAAAGGAAGTATTGTGAAGACTAAACTGGGGCTTGTGAAAGTTACCTCAAGACCTGGACGGCATGGTATACTAAATGGTATTCTCATTAAACAGTCTGAGTGA
- a CDS encoding signal recognition particle subunit SRP19/SEC65 family protein — MTKRDYIILWPSYFDLSKTRNSGRRLPKRYCVDKPSLGELEEAVKLLGLEVTVEKDHAYPRSWWESGRIIVKKNSNLKKSEILKLVASNLIKIRQKRSASKSS; from the coding sequence ATGACAAAAAGAGATTATATAATATTATGGCCATCGTATTTTGATTTAAGTAAAACAAGAAATAGTGGGCGTAGGTTACCAAAAAGATACTGTGTTGATAAACCAAGCTTAGGTGAACTTGAAGAGGCGGTTAAATTACTTGGACTTGAAGTAACTGTTGAAAAAGATCATGCATATCCTAGATCATGGTGGGAAAGTGGCAGAATTATTGTAAAGAAGAACAGTAATCTGAAAAAATCTGAAATATTAAAATTGGTAGCATCGAACTTAATTAAGATACGACAAAAAAGATCAGCTAGCAAAAGCTCATGA
- a CDS encoding H/ACA ribonucleoprotein complex subunit GAR1, producing MKKLGRVLRVTKTGHVIVESEDHDIPYQSLEVFDDKLKVIGKIYDIIGPVNSPFISIKLNPNYRNPEKIIDKYVYIISLPSRRSK from the coding sequence ATGAAAAAGCTTGGCAGAGTATTGCGTGTTACAAAAACCGGACATGTAATAGTTGAATCGGAGGATCACGATATCCCGTATCAGAGCCTTGAGGTATTTGACGACAAACTTAAAGTCATTGGGAAAATTTATGATATTATTGGGCCAGTCAATTCTCCTTTCATATCAATTAAGTTAAACCCTAATTATAGAAACCCTGAAAAAATTATAGATAAGTATGTATACATAATCTCGTTGCCGTCGAGGAGATCAAAATGA
- a CDS encoding TFIIB-type zinc ribbon-containing protein: protein MNTSQDTCPTCGSKNIIRDEKGQLTCHDCGTVIDSRITVVNYKIVEDQLSGEGRGPPRNIMYPSSISDTVFSLDNKYVENRRISLKMMRGIQRLRTLQSKMQLMRRHERHLSRVLNEIQTIVNQLKLSRQVEENASYIYREYMKKKGSSKSRSIRGAAAAAVFIASRLAENPVTIEELSKSIRVSKRDINKCYKILLPVIFERRPDLISKLHGSPEHHVSQIVSRLNLPIEVQAKANEILKNANKVSIMSGKEPRGLAAAAVYIASILTNNKRTQHEIAEAARITEVTIRNRYKELMSALDIKYSM, encoded by the coding sequence ATGAACACCTCTCAAGACACATGTCCAACTTGTGGAAGCAAAAATATAATACGGGATGAAAAAGGACAATTAACATGTCATGATTGCGGAACTGTGATTGATTCAAGAATCACAGTAGTAAATTATAAGATAGTTGAGGACCAATTAAGCGGTGAGGGTCGTGGACCACCTAGAAATATAATGTATCCATCATCAATTTCTGATACTGTTTTCAGTTTAGATAATAAGTATGTTGAAAATCGAAGGATTTCTCTAAAAATGATGAGAGGCATTCAAAGACTTCGTACACTTCAATCAAAAATGCAATTGATGAGAAGGCACGAACGACATTTATCAAGAGTACTAAATGAAATACAAACAATTGTGAACCAGTTAAAACTTTCGCGTCAAGTTGAGGAGAATGCATCGTATATTTATCGTGAATATATGAAAAAGAAAGGTTCATCAAAAAGTAGGAGTATACGTGGTGCTGCAGCCGCAGCAGTTTTTATAGCATCTCGGTTAGCTGAGAATCCGGTCACTATAGAAGAATTGTCAAAAAGCATTCGCGTATCTAAGCGTGATATTAATAAATGTTATAAAATCTTACTACCTGTAATTTTTGAGCGCAGGCCAGATCTTATCAGTAAACTTCATGGTTCTCCAGAACATCATGTTTCACAAATAGTTTCTCGTCTTAATTTACCTATCGAAGTTCAAGCTAAAGCAAATGAGATCCTTAAAAATGCAAATAAAGTGAGCATAATGTCTGGTAAAGAGCCACGGGGATTAGCCGCAGCAGCAGTATATATCGCTAGCATACTGACAAATAATAAAAGGACGCAACATGAAATAGCAGAAGCAGCCCGTATTACAGAAGTTACTATCAGAAATCGTTATAAAGAGCTAATGAGCGCGTTAGATATAAAGTATTCAATGTGA
- a CDS encoding RlmE family RNA methyltransferase, with amino-acid sequence MKIERKDSYYWMAKREGFRSRAAYKLLQINKRFHVMKTGDKVIDLGAAPGGWSQVARLIVGESGFVLSIDISDFEPLPYENVKILGLDITDEDAPNQILKILKNKADVVLCDAAPKVSGIWDLDHQRQLRLAEAALRIAYNVLRNNGNFVTKIFEGSESKQIIEKAKKFFKQVYLHRPPATRSRSSEIYLICKGFRG; translated from the coding sequence ATGAAGATAGAACGGAAAGATAGTTATTATTGGATGGCAAAGCGTGAAGGTTTTAGATCTAGAGCAGCATATAAATTACTGCAGATAAATAAACGTTTTCACGTTATGAAAACAGGAGATAAAGTCATCGATCTTGGTGCTGCGCCAGGAGGATGGTCACAAGTTGCTAGATTAATTGTGGGTGAGTCTGGGTTTGTTCTATCAATAGACATTAGCGATTTTGAACCATTGCCTTATGAAAATGTAAAGATTTTAGGTTTGGATATAACTGATGAAGATGCCCCTAACCAAATACTTAAAATACTTAAAAATAAAGCAGATGTAGTCCTATGTGATGCAGCACCTAAAGTTTCAGGAATTTGGGATCTTGATCATCAACGTCAATTGAGACTAGCTGAAGCCGCTTTACGAATTGCATATAATGTACTTAGGAATAACGGAAATTTCGTAACAAAAATTTTTGAAGGATCAGAGTCGAAACAGATTATTGAGAAGGCAAAGAAATTTTTTAAACAAGTATATCTTCATAGACCGCCCGCAACAAGATCACGTAGTTCTGAAATATATTTAATTTGCAAGGGATTTCGTGGATGA
- a CDS encoding tRNA (guanine(10)-N(2))-dimethyltransferase — protein sequence MSEYSIVNEGKISIVVFPRVFYNKFMELSRDISVGVIKAYYNLVGKKLRICEPLAATGIRGLRYLIETDGVDKLCLNDISKEAYANIKENVKRLHVEDKVEVFNTDANILLSNYGVKGKRFDVIDLDPFGSPIRFVHAAIKAIKNGGLLGVSHTDVAPLCGVHGKSCLRRYQSIPLKNEFCHETAVRIILGYLIRISAIYGFGIEPLLSHATRHYIRIFIRLHMKPSALDESLSNLGYISYCRNCLWRIPKKSIVSSLLSNCPHCGSQLEYAGILWLGPLGNADFIKNVAEIINKSNYKLSSHEEKLVNTLANEACMPPTYYQLDSMAKKHKISSISVETVMRRLIESGFRVSRTHFHPKGIKTDAPFLKLLEIIKGIA from the coding sequence ATGAGCGAGTATAGTATAGTAAATGAAGGTAAAATAAGCATAGTAGTATTTCCTAGAGTATTTTATAATAAGTTCATGGAGTTGTCAAGAGATATATCAGTAGGTGTTATTAAAGCGTATTATAATTTGGTTGGTAAAAAACTAAGAATATGTGAACCTCTTGCTGCGACAGGTATTAGAGGATTAAGATATTTAATAGAGACTGATGGTGTAGATAAGCTATGCCTAAATGATATATCTAAAGAGGCATATGCAAATATTAAGGAGAATGTTAAAAGATTACATGTTGAAGATAAAGTAGAAGTCTTTAACACTGATGCAAATATTTTATTATCTAATTATGGTGTAAAGGGTAAAAGATTTGATGTAATAGATCTGGATCCTTTTGGCTCTCCAATAAGATTTGTTCATGCTGCAATAAAAGCGATTAAAAATGGTGGATTATTAGGAGTATCACACACTGATGTAGCACCTCTATGTGGTGTTCATGGCAAATCATGTCTAAGAAGATATCAATCAATACCGCTCAAAAATGAATTTTGTCATGAAACAGCAGTACGTATCATACTTGGTTATCTTATTAGAATATCAGCAATCTATGGTTTTGGTATAGAACCACTTTTAAGTCATGCAACACGCCATTATATAAGGATATTCATAAGATTACATATGAAACCAAGTGCTCTAGATGAAAGCCTTTCAAATTTAGGTTACATATCATATTGTCGCAATTGTTTATGGAGAATTCCAAAAAAAAGTATCGTGTCGTCACTTCTTTCGAACTGTCCCCATTGCGGTTCTCAATTAGAATATGCAGGTATCTTATGGCTTGGGCCGCTAGGTAATGCAGATTTCATTAAAAATGTTGCAGAAATCATTAACAAATCAAATTATAAATTATCTTCACACGAAGAAAAACTTGTTAACACACTAGCTAATGAAGCTTGCATGCCACCAACATATTACCAATTAGATTCCATGGCAAAAAAACATAAAATTTCATCAATTTCAGTAGAAACGGTAATGAGACGTCTTATCGAAAGTGGGTTTAGAGTATCACGTACACACTTTCATCCAAAAGGTATAAAAACCGATGCCCCATTTTTAAAATTGCTAGAAATCATTAAAGGAATTGCTTAA
- a CDS encoding NTPase: protein MYYFLTGAPGIGKTTVIVKIVNLLKEQRVRVGGIITREMRRGPVRIGFEVEDIMNGNKGILAISTENEEPRIGKYHVRVEEFEDISIGAIENAMMNADVIVCDEIGPMELLSDKFVKLIEHVLETDKNVIGTVHWKARHPLVNKIRNVGKVIEVTYYNRNEIPNIIVKDIINAVRGVNDE, encoded by the coding sequence ATGTACTATTTTCTTACTGGAGCTCCTGGAATTGGGAAGACTACAGTTATAGTGAAAATAGTAAATCTACTAAAAGAACAACGTGTGAGAGTGGGAGGAATTATAACGAGAGAAATGCGAAGAGGCCCCGTTCGTATTGGATTTGAAGTTGAGGACATTATGAATGGCAATAAAGGAATTTTGGCGATCTCTACTGAGAATGAAGAGCCTCGTATAGGAAAATATCATGTCAGGGTAGAGGAGTTTGAGGACATAAGTATAGGAGCGATAGAAAATGCTATGATGAATGCAGATGTGATAGTGTGTGATGAAATAGGTCCTATGGAATTATTGTCAGATAAGTTTGTTAAACTTATTGAGCACGTGTTAGAAACTGATAAAAATGTTATTGGTACTGTACATTGGAAAGCAAGGCATCCATTGGTTAATAAAATTCGGAATGTTGGAAAGGTAATAGAAGTCACATATTATAATAGGAATGAAATACCTAATATTATAGTTAAAGATATAATTAATGCTGTGCGAGGTGTTAACGATGAATAA
- a CDS encoding AMP phosphorylase — protein sequence MNNLVAKILDIHGAGYKVCVLHSKNARDMDLKPRDRITLNYGGKETNFILDVTETIVKPGEVGIPREIAYNLGIIDGSLINVSPSSLPVSISYIKKKMKGTILSKDEIESIVRDSVNYELTELEIAAFLMAEQFVGMNLDEIVYLTEAMVNTGERIRFDEPVYDVHSIGGVPGNSKASILVVPIVASAGILIPKTSSRAITSPAGTADTMEVLARVDLTPREVKEIALKTRGVLVWGGRLNLAPADDIYVKIEHILGIDPEPQMVASILSKKLAIDAKFVLIDLPIGPKAKVENMDDARKLARLLSDVAERLSISIKCAITYGGQPLGYTVGPALEAREALEALEGKGSMSLVEKALSLASLIIEAANIVPKGSGYNIAKDILTSGKALKKFREIIDAQGGNPNIKPDDIPVGDKTISLYAPVDGYITGTDNSAITAIARAAGAPSDKGAGVRLYYKAGHKVKKGEPILTIHAESSIKLNNAYMLAQRLKPIIIEGMLLGTFPEE from the coding sequence ATGAATAATTTAGTGGCCAAGATTCTTGACATACATGGAGCTGGTTATAAGGTATGCGTTCTTCATTCAAAAAATGCGAGGGATATGGATCTTAAGCCACGAGATCGTATTACGTTAAATTATGGGGGAAAAGAAACGAATTTTATCCTTGATGTCACAGAAACTATAGTAAAACCTGGTGAAGTTGGTATACCAAGAGAAATTGCATATAATTTAGGCATAATAGATGGATCTCTTATTAATGTATCACCTTCATCGTTGCCTGTTTCTATAAGTTATATAAAGAAAAAAATGAAAGGAACCATATTATCGAAAGATGAAATAGAGAGCATAGTGAGGGATTCAGTAAACTATGAGCTAACAGAGCTGGAGATTGCTGCATTTCTCATGGCTGAGCAATTTGTTGGCATGAATCTTGATGAGATTGTTTATCTGACAGAAGCAATGGTTAATACAGGAGAAAGAATACGCTTTGATGAACCAGTTTATGATGTTCATAGTATTGGTGGAGTTCCAGGGAACTCTAAAGCGTCGATATTAGTAGTTCCAATTGTTGCATCTGCAGGTATATTAATTCCGAAGACAAGTAGCAGAGCTATAACATCTCCAGCTGGGACTGCTGACACTATGGAAGTTTTAGCAAGAGTCGATTTAACTCCTCGTGAGGTCAAGGAGATAGCGTTAAAGACACGTGGAGTATTAGTTTGGGGTGGACGATTAAATCTAGCGCCAGCAGATGATATTTATGTTAAGATAGAGCACATCCTAGGCATAGATCCAGAACCCCAGATGGTTGCAAGCATACTGTCTAAAAAATTAGCTATTGATGCTAAGTTTGTACTTATAGATTTACCAATAGGTCCTAAAGCAAAGGTCGAAAACATGGATGATGCAAGAAAACTTGCCCGCTTGTTGTCTGATGTCGCTGAGCGTCTTAGTATAAGCATAAAATGTGCAATAACATATGGGGGACAACCACTGGGATATACTGTAGGACCTGCACTAGAAGCACGTGAAGCACTTGAGGCATTGGAAGGTAAAGGATCTATGAGTTTAGTTGAGAAAGCTCTCTCATTAGCTAGCCTTATAATAGAAGCTGCTAACATAGTTCCAAAGGGCTCGGGTTATAATATTGCAAAAGATATTTTAACTTCTGGCAAAGCATTAAAAAAGTTCAGAGAAATTATAGATGCTCAAGGTGGTAATCCTAATATAAAACCTGATGATATACCGGTTGGTGATAAAACAATTAGTCTCTATGCTCCAGTTGATGGATACATTACTGGTACTGATAACTCAGCGATCACTGCTATTGCGAGAGCTGCGGGAGCACCCTCTGATAAAGGTGCCGGAGTAAGATTGTACTATAAAGCTGGGCACAAAGTTAAGAAAGGAGAACCAATATTGACAATACATGCAGAGAGTAGTATAAAATTAAACAATGCGTACATGCTAGCTCAACGTTTAAAACCGATAATTATTGAAGGCATGTTGTTAGGGACGTTTCCAGAGGAGTGA
- the rnhB gene encoding ribonuclease HII yields MLIGGVDEAGRGPVLGPMIIALIVSDESTLEKFRDYGIKDSKKLSPSKRKELYNIIKNEAKYVLSLKIEPYEIDDAVLNGHKLAILEAKKIAELINKINVADVIYIDAAHSNANYFSQLIQSNLIKKIRIVCEHNADERYIPVGAASIIAKIERDEIIENLKRIYGDFGSGYPSDPKTINFLKQWIRVHNDLPPFARKSWVTVKRLMQRSLDI; encoded by the coding sequence TTGCTAATAGGAGGAGTGGATGAAGCTGGTCGTGGTCCTGTCTTAGGACCGATGATCATTGCTTTGATTGTCTCTGATGAAAGTACTTTAGAGAAATTTCGAGATTATGGTATTAAGGATTCCAAAAAATTAAGTCCATCCAAAAGAAAGGAATTATATAATATAATAAAAAATGAAGCAAAATATGTTCTTTCATTAAAGATTGAACCTTATGAAATAGATGATGCAGTATTAAATGGGCACAAGCTTGCTATTCTTGAGGCTAAAAAAATTGCAGAATTAATTAATAAGATTAACGTAGCAGACGTTATATACATTGATGCTGCTCACAGTAATGCTAATTATTTCTCTCAATTGATACAATCTAATCTGATTAAGAAGATAAGAATAGTGTGTGAGCATAATGCTGATGAACGTTACATACCAGTTGGAGCAGCGTCTATAATAGCCAAGATTGAGCGAGACGAGATTATAGAGAATTTAAAACGTATTTATGGCGATTTTGGATCTGGGTATCCGTCAGACCCGAAAACAATTAATTTTCTTAAACAATGGATCCGTGTTCATAATGATTTGCCTCCATTTGCTAGAAAGAGCTGGGTAACTGTTAAGAGATTGATGCAGAGAAGTTTGGATATTTAA
- a CDS encoding PhoU domain-containing protein — MHTRKLQQIGGGTLYLSLPKDLVKRWNLKKGDVIKIEETVDGNIILYVKEEGVEIEESYGVINLTSFDMRSLQRKILGMYLLGYTTIVIKSFNEINSDVRDFIRKTCRDFIGLEIMEETINSIVLQSVINISTLHPYKLLQRANLIANSIYKDALNSIISGNVTIERSIARRDEDVNRLYFLIVRVLRTAARNNKILRKFEISDIDLMDLRLASSFIENIGDIGVEIALLLSNTKMLNYKNDISKLIKFSEIFSKKQDEAVSALVNKKSELAENVVNELKLVIKDLESTIKSIKNQSIVRIALNLRRIGLSIIDIADLVL; from the coding sequence ATGCATACCAGAAAATTGCAACAAATTGGTGGTGGCACATTATATTTATCACTTCCAAAAGATTTAGTTAAACGTTGGAACCTGAAAAAAGGAGATGTAATAAAGATAGAGGAGACTGTGGATGGAAATATTATCCTCTATGTTAAAGAAGAGGGTGTAGAGATTGAGGAGTCTTATGGCGTAATCAATTTAACTTCATTTGATATGAGATCATTGCAACGTAAGATTCTAGGAATGTATCTTCTCGGATATACTACAATTGTTATAAAATCATTTAATGAGATCAACTCTGATGTCAGGGATTTCATTAGAAAGACCTGCAGAGATTTTATTGGGCTTGAAATTATGGAGGAAACTATAAACAGTATCGTACTACAAAGTGTTATTAACATTAGTACTTTACATCCTTACAAACTCCTTCAACGAGCTAATTTAATCGCAAACAGTATATATAAAGATGCATTGAATAGTATAATTTCTGGGAATGTTACTATTGAACGTTCAATAGCGAGACGCGATGAGGATGTTAACAGACTATATTTTCTGATAGTTAGAGTTCTTAGAACTGCTGCTAGAAATAATAAGATTCTAAGAAAATTTGAAATATCAGATATTGATTTGATGGATCTTAGGTTAGCATCAAGCTTTATTGAAAATATAGGTGATATAGGTGTAGAAATCGCTTTACTGCTGTCAAATACAAAAATGTTAAATTATAAAAATGATATATCGAAGCTCATCAAATTTTCTGAAATCTTTTCTAAAAAACAGGATGAAGCTGTTTCTGCATTAGTAAATAAAAAAAGTGAATTAGCTGAAAATGTTGTTAATGAATTAAAACTTGTTATTAAGGATCTAGAATCTACTATCAAATCTATAAAAAATCAATCGATCGTTCGTATTGCACTTAATTTACGCAGAATTGGACTTTCAATAATAGATATTGCTGATCTGGTACTTTGA
- a CDS encoding acetoin utilization protein AcuC produces the protein MTCKTAFVYHEMYLRYDFGEWHPYKPYLWKLALEKLKNMGVFNDTNISLIEAFMADENLISLVHTNDYINFVKHMSNLGYGYLDYGDTPATKGIYEGAAHRVGGSVTAAKLIADGLYLHAFNFGGGLHHAKPSNAAGFCVFNDIAIAVRYLQKSYNYKRIAIVDIDGHHGDGTQEIFYNEATTLKISLHKYGYGFYPGTGWYNELGADEGYGYTINIPLIGYTNDDTYLYAINEIVLPLLIYYKPEIIVMQFGADGHVNDPLVGLSLTTRTYSEVARIIHKLSHEISNGKLLVLGGGGYNPDDTARCWSLGFIEISDIKIDEKIKETLYDKINVEGGISKFIYEIVNELKKKLRAIHGIF, from the coding sequence ATGACGTGTAAAACAGCGTTTGTCTACCATGAAATGTATCTTAGATATGACTTCGGTGAGTGGCACCCTTATAAGCCTTATCTTTGGAAACTTGCGCTCGAAAAATTAAAAAACATGGGCGTGTTTAATGACACTAACATTTCTTTAATTGAAGCTTTCATGGCTGATGAGAATTTAATATCACTTGTTCATACTAATGATTATATAAACTTTGTAAAGCATATGAGTAATCTTGGTTATGGTTATCTTGATTATGGAGATACTCCAGCTACAAAAGGAATATATGAAGGAGCAGCACATCGTGTTGGAGGTTCTGTTACAGCTGCAAAACTCATCGCAGATGGATTATATCTGCATGCATTTAATTTTGGCGGTGGATTGCATCATGCTAAGCCTTCCAATGCGGCAGGCTTCTGTGTGTTTAACGACATAGCTATAGCAGTACGTTATCTCCAAAAATCATATAATTATAAGAGAATTGCTATAGTTGACATCGATGGTCATCATGGTGATGGCACGCAGGAAATATTCTATAATGAAGCAACAACCTTAAAGATTTCTCTTCATAAATACGGTTATGGATTTTATCCAGGAACTGGTTGGTACAATGAATTAGGAGCAGATGAAGGATACGGATATACAATAAACATACCATTGATAGGATATACAAATGATGATACATACCTTTATGCAATAAATGAGATCGTCTTACCGTTATTAATTTATTATAAGCCAGAAATTATAGTTATGCAGTTTGGTGCTGATGGGCACGTGAATGACCCTTTAGTTGGATTATCATTAACTACACGAACATACAGTGAAGTAGCAAGAATAATTCATAAACTGAGTCATGAAATCAGTAATGGTAAGCTTTTAGTCCTCGGCGGTGGTGGATATAATCCTGATGATACTGCCAGATGTTGGTCACTTGGATTTATAGAGATATCTGATATAAAAATAGATGAGAAAATAAAAGAGACCCTTTATGATAAGATAAACGTAGAAGGTGGTATTTCAAAATTTATTTATGAAATAGTTAATGAACTAAAAAAGAAGCTTCGAGCAATCCATGGCATTTTCTAA
- the fbp gene encoding fructose-1,6-bisphosphate aldolase/phosphatase, with translation MQITVSVIKADVGSLAGHHRVIEEQIEVAKSVLSKGVEQNIILDYYVFNAGDDLELVMLHRKGENNSDVHQLAWTAFKEVTEKVSKKRKLYAAGQDLLSDSFSGNVRGLGPGVAELEFELRPSEPIIVFAADKTEPGAWNYPLYKAFADPFNTAGLVIDQAMHDGFVFQVMDLIEGKIVELSTPEESYSLLGLIGTTGRYVISRVWRKDGLVAAAASTTRLSLIAGRYVGKDDPVLIVRAQHGLPAVGEYLEAFSFPHLVSGWMRGSHTGPLMPVGLKDSRCTRFDGPPRVVALGFQVTEDKLIGPADLFEDVAFDYSRRLATEIADYMRRNGPFMPHRLGPEEMEYTTLPKILKKLESRFKLIE, from the coding sequence ATGCAAATTACAGTTTCTGTGATAAAAGCTGATGTGGGAAGTCTTGCTGGCCATCATAGAGTTATTGAGGAGCAAATAGAAGTAGCTAAGTCAGTTTTATCAAAAGGTGTAGAACAAAACATAATATTAGATTATTATGTATTTAATGCGGGGGATGATCTCGAGTTAGTAATGTTACACAGGAAAGGAGAAAATAATTCAGATGTGCATCAATTGGCATGGACGGCTTTTAAAGAAGTTACTGAAAAAGTTTCTAAAAAGAGAAAGCTTTATGCAGCGGGGCAGGATCTTTTATCTGATTCGTTCTCAGGTAATGTGAGGGGATTAGGACCAGGCGTTGCTGAATTAGAATTTGAGTTAAGACCAAGCGAACCAATAATTGTTTTTGCGGCTGACAAAACTGAACCTGGAGCATGGAATTACCCTCTCTATAAAGCATTCGCTGATCCATTTAATACAGCAGGTTTGGTTATTGATCAAGCAATGCATGATGGATTTGTTTTCCAGGTGATGGATCTTATTGAAGGTAAGATTGTGGAGTTATCTACACCGGAAGAAAGTTATTCATTATTGGGTTTAATAGGGACTACTGGCAGGTATGTTATTTCTAGAGTCTGGAGAAAAGATGGTTTAGTGGCTGCAGCTGCTAGCACAACACGTTTATCTCTTATAGCAGGCAGATACGTAGGCAAGGATGATCCAGTATTAATAGTGAGAGCTCAACATGGTTTGCCTGCAGTGGGAGAGTATTTAGAAGCGTTCTCATTTCCACACTTAGTATCTGGATGGATGCGAGGTAGCCACACAGGACCACTGATGCCAGTAGGATTAAAAGATTCACGCTGCACGAGATTTGATGGACCACCAAGAGTTGTGGCTTTAGGATTTCAAGTTACAGAAGATAAACTAATTGGGCCCGCTGACCTATTTGAAGATGTAGCATTTGATTACAGTAGGAGATTGGCTACGGAGATTGCAGATTATATGCGACGTAATGGTCCGTTTATGCCACACAGGCTCGGGCCTGAAGAAATGGAATATACTACTCTTCCGAAGATTCTAAAGAAGCTAGAATCACGGTTCAAGCTGATAGAGTAA